In Sandaracinaceae bacterium, the following proteins share a genomic window:
- a CDS encoding PaaI family thioesterase gives MSPRDHFPAPVWTKHDIEAFLDKHFTQARKFGTEILDIEPGFLRARLAYDARFLRPGGTISGPTQMTLVDTVFYYLLLAQLGEEALAVTTNLNINFLRRPAQAALIAEARLLKLGRALCVGDVMLHSEGDERPVAHAQLTYSIPPKRIVVEPNPTD, from the coding sequence ATGAGCCCCCGCGACCACTTCCCCGCCCCCGTCTGGACCAAGCACGACATCGAGGCCTTCCTCGACAAGCACTTCACGCAGGCGCGCAAGTTCGGCACCGAGATCCTGGACATCGAGCCCGGCTTTCTCCGCGCGCGCCTGGCCTACGACGCGCGCTTCCTGCGGCCGGGCGGCACCATCAGCGGGCCCACCCAGATGACGCTGGTGGACACGGTCTTCTACTACCTGCTGCTGGCGCAGCTGGGCGAGGAGGCGTTGGCCGTCACGACCAACCTCAACATCAACTTCCTGCGGCGGCCGGCGCAGGCGGCGCTCATCGCCGAGGCGCGGCTGCTCAAGCTGGGCCGCGCGCTGTGCGTGGGCGACGTCATGCTCCACAGCGAGGGCGACGAGCGGCCGGTGGCGCACGCGCAGCTCACGTACTCCATCCCGCCGAAGCGCATCGTGGTGGAGCCGAACCCCACGGACTGA
- a CDS encoding AarF/ABC1/UbiB kinase family protein, which translates to MQTQTSSDAHAHSRTPRPSSPFASPSASAAAAQELRAWLTVVDAVLRVVEQTAWEARGLAAEWAAAARQDLLAMQERRDELASLHARLARATQCGWVLTKIASGYRWHLTRAAFTTRSSAQRSLQKLHGKNAIRFRDLCMEQGGAFLKVGQLLSARPDLLPSVWVETLACLQDAAPPVPSEEILAVVERELGAPVEELFASFEREPLAAASIGQVHRAVLRDGRAVAVKVQRPGVDATVELDMDLLVMFLDGMKAMLPPTDYDTIIGEVRALIRGELDYAAELQHTARAAEFFANDARISAPRPVASHSSARVLTTEMAPGIKMTTALDSLRARALGGDAEAESELAEALGLLLQAYVRQILVAGHFQADPHPGNLLYDSEHGLTLLDFGCSKAIDADTRRAYLKLVQAFVVSDRDTLVAQLEALGFRTRSGSADTLLVFADTLLKEFRDAQASGGALRFRRPEDMLEEAKRVLAAAEADPVERIPEEFVMIARVFGTIGGLFTHYEPEIDFGRHVLPTLMSAMATM; encoded by the coding sequence ATGCAGACCCAGACCTCATCGGATGCCCACGCCCACTCCCGCACGCCGCGCCCGAGCAGCCCCTTCGCTTCGCCGTCGGCCTCGGCCGCAGCCGCGCAGGAACTCCGCGCCTGGCTCACCGTGGTGGACGCCGTGCTCCGTGTCGTCGAGCAGACCGCCTGGGAGGCCCGTGGCCTCGCCGCCGAGTGGGCCGCCGCCGCTCGCCAAGACCTGCTCGCGATGCAGGAGCGCCGCGACGAGCTCGCTTCGCTCCACGCCCGTCTCGCCCGCGCCACGCAGTGTGGCTGGGTGCTCACCAAGATCGCGTCGGGCTACCGCTGGCACCTGACCCGCGCGGCGTTCACCACACGCAGCAGCGCTCAGCGCTCGTTGCAGAAGCTGCACGGCAAGAACGCCATCCGCTTCCGTGACCTCTGCATGGAGCAGGGCGGTGCGTTCTTGAAGGTGGGCCAGCTGCTCTCTGCGCGTCCGGACCTGCTGCCCAGCGTGTGGGTGGAGACCCTGGCGTGTCTGCAAGACGCGGCGCCGCCCGTGCCGAGTGAGGAGATCCTCGCAGTGGTCGAGCGCGAGCTCGGTGCCCCCGTGGAAGAACTCTTCGCGTCGTTCGAGCGCGAGCCCCTCGCCGCCGCCAGCATCGGGCAGGTGCACCGGGCCGTGCTGCGCGACGGACGCGCGGTCGCGGTGAAGGTGCAGCGCCCCGGCGTGGACGCCACCGTGGAGCTCGACATGGACCTCCTGGTCATGTTCCTGGACGGCATGAAGGCCATGCTGCCGCCCACCGACTACGACACGATCATCGGTGAAGTGCGCGCCCTCATCCGCGGTGAGCTCGACTACGCCGCGGAGCTGCAGCACACCGCCCGCGCCGCCGAGTTCTTCGCCAACGACGCGCGCATCTCGGCGCCGCGGCCCGTGGCTTCGCACTCGAGCGCGCGGGTGCTCACCACCGAGATGGCGCCCGGCATCAAGATGACCACCGCGCTCGACTCCCTGCGAGCGCGGGCCCTGGGTGGCGACGCGGAGGCCGAGAGCGAGCTGGCCGAGGCGCTGGGGCTGCTGCTCCAGGCGTACGTCCGCCAGATCCTGGTGGCCGGCCACTTCCAGGCGGACCCGCACCCGGGCAACCTGCTCTACGACAGCGAGCACGGCCTCACGCTGCTCGACTTTGGTTGCTCGAAGGCCATCGACGCCGACACGCGGCGCGCGTACTTGAAGCTGGTGCAGGCCTTCGTGGTGTCGGACCGTGACACGCTGGTGGCGCAGCTCGAGGCGCTGGGGTTCCGCACCCGCAGCGGCAGTGCAGACACCCTGCTGGTGTTCGCCGACACGCTGCTCAAGGAGTTCCGCGACGCGCAGGCCAGCGGCGGCGCGCTGCGCTTCCGGCGCCCCGAGGACATGCTGGAAGAGGCCAAGCGCGTGCTGGCCGCCGCGGAGGCCGACCCGGTCGAGCGCATCCCCGAGGAGTTCGTGATGATCGCGCGCGTCTTCGGGACCATTGGCGGGCTGTTCACGCACTACGAGCCGGAGATCGACTTCGGCCGCCACGTGCTGCCCACGCTGATGAGCGCCATGGCCACGATGTGA
- a CDS encoding PQQ-binding-like beta-propeller repeat protein: MLDAGAGLFSVGPGWSHTGTGSLARVDIATGSTLWTQQLPTGWLEVRAAVRGLVLAFSWVSDDAASTTLFALDAANGSVRWSVSLPVAYRSGRALDANEAGVLVSGATGVWELDPDSGAIRWAASQELPPSTQPSAVLAQGVAIVRAPDGSVVALERVTGAPARWQRTDLRLHRTSELIRHGELVFCDTERGELHVLDPASGASLWSYSGVWGSMVYAAGEDPELFVCVGPDLLAFGRDAGAPAQHTLVVTGRLRVNGRPARGVEVQLGSATGLTDRQGRFRLESRVPGHLRFNADEGALAEMAPRRPCLEAGSTQQYFDNDGTMTSEAVDLNLTATPVGWCGECDCR; encoded by the coding sequence GTGCTCGACGCGGGCGCGGGGCTGTTCTCGGTCGGACCGGGGTGGTCTCACACCGGCACGGGATCGCTGGCACGCGTCGACATCGCCACGGGCAGCACGCTATGGACGCAGCAGCTCCCAACGGGCTGGTTGGAAGTCCGCGCCGCGGTGAGGGGTCTCGTGCTCGCGTTCTCGTGGGTCAGCGACGATGCTGCTTCGACCACGCTCTTCGCGCTGGACGCTGCAAACGGGAGCGTCCGTTGGAGCGTGTCGCTGCCCGTCGCCTACCGTTCCGGGCGGGCGCTGGACGCCAACGAAGCCGGGGTGCTCGTGAGCGGCGCGACCGGCGTGTGGGAGCTCGACCCGGACTCGGGCGCCATCCGCTGGGCCGCGTCGCAGGAGCTGCCTCCCAGCACCCAGCCGTCCGCGGTGCTGGCCCAGGGCGTGGCCATCGTGCGTGCGCCTGACGGATCCGTGGTCGCCCTCGAGCGCGTGACCGGCGCACCGGCACGCTGGCAGCGCACGGACCTCCGACTCCACCGCACGAGCGAGCTCATTCGCCACGGTGAGCTCGTGTTCTGCGACACGGAGCGGGGAGAGCTGCACGTGTTGGACCCTGCCTCGGGCGCGAGCCTCTGGAGCTATTCGGGCGTGTGGGGCTCCATGGTGTACGCAGCGGGCGAGGACCCCGAGCTCTTCGTCTGCGTGGGACCGGACCTGCTCGCGTTCGGACGAGACGCGGGCGCGCCAGCACAGCACACGCTGGTCGTCACGGGGCGGCTCCGGGTGAACGGCCGCCCAGCGCGCGGCGTCGAAGTGCAGCTCGGCTCTGCGACGGGCCTCACCGACCGCCAAGGGCGCTTTCGGCTGGAGTCACGCGTCCCCGGTCACCTCAGGTTCAACGCAGACGAGGGCGCTCTCGCGGAGATGGCACCCCGGCGACCGTGCCTGGAGGCGGGCAGCACACAACAGTACTTCGACAACGACGGCACCATGACCTCGGAAGCGGTCGACCTGAACCTGACAGCGACCCCTGTCGGATGGTGCGGGGAGTGCGACTGCCGCTGA
- a CDS encoding diguanylate cyclase, whose protein sequence is MTDTTPGRPLILVVDDDRVTREFVGGLLRGNGYTVEIAEHGQAAVDRLAKGGVDLILLDIIMPGLSGVDTCRLLKTMTQEAFVPVMLVTAKSDLDSRVEGLRIGADDYVCKPFDERELLARVSNMLRLKQMHDDVTLAKARLEKLAVQDELTGLYNYRYLHTRLNEEFKRAERYRDPLACAMIDIDHFKGFNDSFGHHVGDRVLAEVAARLRKAVREIDVVARYGGEEFLLVLPSTHFTGALTVADRVWRSVGGEAVMIDGQAYPVTISVGVALYPSRDVKSKDQLIKAADRALYQAKDDGRDRICVFQHQGYIYRPASPPEA, encoded by the coding sequence GTGACTGACACCACGCCCGGCCGGCCCCTGATCCTCGTCGTGGACGACGACCGCGTCACGCGGGAGTTCGTTGGTGGTCTGCTGCGCGGCAACGGCTACACGGTCGAGATCGCAGAGCACGGCCAAGCCGCGGTGGACCGCCTGGCCAAGGGCGGCGTGGACCTCATCCTCCTGGACATCATCATGCCGGGCCTGTCGGGCGTGGACACCTGCCGCCTGCTCAAGACCATGACGCAAGAGGCGTTCGTGCCGGTCATGCTGGTGACCGCAAAGTCGGACCTCGACAGCCGCGTCGAGGGGCTGCGCATCGGCGCCGACGACTACGTGTGCAAGCCCTTCGACGAGCGCGAGCTGCTGGCGCGCGTGAGCAACATGCTGCGCCTGAAGCAGATGCACGACGACGTGACGCTGGCCAAGGCGCGCCTCGAGAAGCTGGCCGTGCAAGACGAGCTCACGGGGCTCTACAACTACCGCTACCTGCACACGCGCCTCAACGAAGAGTTCAAGCGCGCCGAGCGCTATCGAGACCCGCTCGCGTGCGCCATGATCGACATCGATCACTTCAAGGGCTTCAACGACAGCTTCGGGCACCACGTGGGCGACCGTGTGCTGGCCGAGGTGGCGGCGCGCCTGCGCAAGGCCGTGCGCGAGATCGACGTGGTGGCGCGCTATGGGGGCGAGGAGTTCCTGCTGGTGCTCCCGAGCACGCACTTCACTGGGGCGCTCACCGTCGCGGACCGGGTGTGGCGCAGCGTGGGTGGAGAGGCCGTCATGATCGATGGTCAGGCCTACCCCGTGACCATCTCGGTGGGCGTGGCGCTCTACCCGAGCCGCGACGTGAAGAGCAAGGACCAGCTCATCAAGGCAGCGGACCGCGCGCTCTACCAAGCCAAGGACGACGGACGCGACAGGATCTGCGTCTTTCAGCACCAGGGATACATCTACAGACCAGCCTCGCCCCCCGAGGCCTGA
- a CDS encoding DUF4202 domain-containing protein, translating to MSLDLPHVFRLIDAANHEDPATEDVDGQPQPKEWLYGVRMSARLALFRPDASEALQIACRAQHLGRFKTPRTDYPDGREGYLTWRRDQARLHAERLAAILRECGADDTLIERCAFLVQKKRLRQDDETQALEDVACLVFLEHYALEFAGQHPEPKIIDIVQKTWAKMSEDGHAAALALTLHPGVTAVVQKALA from the coding sequence ATGTCGCTCGACCTCCCGCACGTGTTCCGCCTGATCGACGCCGCGAACCACGAGGACCCGGCCACCGAAGACGTGGACGGCCAGCCCCAGCCGAAGGAATGGCTGTATGGGGTGCGCATGAGCGCGCGCCTCGCGCTGTTTCGCCCGGACGCCAGCGAGGCCCTCCAGATCGCCTGCCGCGCGCAGCACCTCGGGCGCTTCAAGACGCCGCGCACGGACTATCCGGACGGACGCGAGGGCTACCTGACCTGGCGGCGCGACCAGGCGCGGCTGCACGCAGAGCGGCTGGCCGCGATCCTGCGCGAGTGCGGCGCAGACGACACGCTGATCGAGCGCTGCGCGTTCCTGGTGCAGAAGAAGCGCCTGCGTCAGGACGACGAGACGCAGGCCCTCGAGGACGTGGCGTGTCTGGTGTTCCTGGAACACTACGCGCTCGAGTTCGCGGGCCAGCACCCCGAGCCCAAGATCATCGACATCGTGCAGAAGACTTGGGCCAAGATGAGCGAAGACGGACACGCTGCGGCGCTGGCACTCACGCTCCACCCCGGAGTCACCGCCGTCGTGCAGAAGGCGCTGGCCTGA
- a CDS encoding bifunctional aldolase/short-chain dehydrogenase: MKSRYTDTDAAEFIARYAHTPGCNEDIALRVYTSRLLGSDGALVLHGGGNTSVKTLLRDDTGALVDVLCVKGSGWDLDTLEPRGLPAVRMDSLVRLRERDALSDEDMVNAQRTRLLDASAPNPSVETLLHAFLPATFIDHSHADAVLALANQPNSAELCREVFGDTLAIVPYVMPGFALAKLAAQVAAAHPSAHGLVLLNHGLFTYGATAQESYERHIAAVDKAERFIATRVAALGDNVARKVPKPLDYAWLAPILRGELSGPGAAPRFVLARRTSPAIESLLSRGDLEDLATRGVPTPDHIIRTKNTPLVLRLSADMDEAAVRATLRAALEEYRKRYREYVARESNAKQRTVKALDPDPRVFLIPGVGVVTAGATLTAARIAGDLYEHTAGILENAEALGHYQPLPEHELFDMEYWSLEQAKLGKAAGRPLDARVVFITGAASGIGAACARRFQSLGANVFLTDRDASALATLASTLRVPHAACDVTDATAVQTALEACIHAFGGVDVVVSNAGVAPQGRMHEVALDTLRGSFEVNFFAHQHVAAAATRVMRRQQLGGALLFNASKAAFNPGPDFGPYAIPKAAVVALMKQYALENGDAGIRSNAVNADRVRTGLLPRGFVAERAAARGLSEDAYFVSNLLGAEVRAEDVAQVFTDLALAERTTGCVVTVDGGNIAAAPR; this comes from the coding sequence GTGAAGAGCCGCTACACCGACACCGACGCTGCCGAGTTCATCGCGCGCTACGCGCACACCCCGGGCTGCAACGAGGACATCGCCCTGCGCGTGTACACCTCGCGCCTGCTGGGCAGCGACGGCGCGCTGGTGCTGCACGGCGGGGGCAACACCTCCGTGAAGACCCTGCTGCGCGACGACACCGGCGCCCTGGTGGACGTGCTGTGCGTCAAGGGCAGCGGCTGGGATCTCGACACGCTCGAGCCGCGCGGGCTGCCCGCCGTGCGCATGGACTCGCTCGTGCGCCTGCGAGAGCGCGACGCGCTGAGCGACGAAGACATGGTCAACGCGCAGCGCACCCGGCTGCTGGACGCGAGCGCGCCGAACCCCTCGGTGGAGACGCTGCTGCACGCCTTCCTGCCGGCCACGTTCATCGACCACTCGCACGCCGACGCGGTGCTGGCCCTCGCCAACCAGCCGAACTCGGCCGAACTGTGCCGCGAGGTGTTCGGCGACACGCTCGCCATCGTGCCCTACGTGATGCCCGGCTTCGCGCTGGCGAAGCTGGCCGCCCAGGTGGCCGCCGCGCACCCGAGCGCCCACGGGCTCGTGTTGCTCAACCACGGCCTCTTCACCTATGGCGCCACCGCGCAAGAGAGCTACGAGCGGCACATCGCCGCGGTGGACAAGGCCGAGCGCTTCATCGCCACGCGCGTGGCCGCGCTGGGGGACAACGTGGCCCGCAAGGTGCCGAAGCCGCTCGACTACGCGTGGCTGGCACCCATCCTGCGGGGCGAGCTGTCGGGCCCCGGGGCAGCGCCGCGCTTCGTGTTGGCGCGCCGCACCTCGCCTGCCATCGAGAGCCTGCTGTCGCGCGGGGACCTCGAAGACCTGGCCACGCGGGGTGTGCCGACTCCGGACCACATCATTCGCACCAAGAACACGCCGCTGGTGCTGCGCCTCTCGGCCGACATGGACGAGGCCGCGGTGCGCGCGACGTTGCGGGCGGCGCTCGAGGAGTACCGCAAGCGCTACCGCGAGTACGTGGCGCGTGAGTCCAATGCCAAGCAGCGCACGGTGAAGGCCCTCGACCCGGACCCGCGTGTGTTCCTGATCCCCGGCGTGGGCGTCGTGACCGCAGGCGCCACCCTCACTGCGGCGCGGATCGCGGGCGACCTGTACGAGCACACGGCGGGCATCCTCGAGAACGCCGAGGCGCTGGGGCACTACCAGCCGCTCCCTGAGCACGAGTTGTTCGACATGGAGTACTGGTCGCTCGAGCAGGCCAAGCTGGGCAAGGCGGCCGGGCGCCCGCTCGACGCGCGCGTGGTGTTCATCACCGGCGCGGCCAGTGGCATCGGCGCGGCCTGCGCACGGCGCTTCCAGAGCCTGGGCGCCAACGTGTTCCTCACCGACCGAGACGCCAGCGCGCTGGCCACCCTGGCCAGCACGCTCCGCGTCCCGCACGCAGCCTGCGACGTCACCGACGCCACCGCCGTGCAGACCGCGCTCGAGGCATGCATCCACGCGTTCGGCGGCGTGGACGTGGTGGTCAGCAACGCGGGCGTCGCGCCGCAGGGCCGCATGCACGAGGTGGCGCTGGACACGCTGCGCGGAAGCTTCGAGGTGAACTTCTTCGCCCACCAGCACGTGGCCGCTGCCGCCACGCGCGTGATGCGCCGCCAGCAGCTGGGCGGGGCGCTGCTCTTCAACGCCAGCAAGGCCGCGTTCAATCCGGGCCCCGACTTCGGGCCCTATGCCATCCCCAAGGCCGCCGTGGTGGCGCTCATGAAGCAGTACGCGCTCGAGAACGGCGACGCGGGCATCCGCAGCAACGCCGTGAACGCCGACCGCGTGCGCACCGGGTTGCTGCCCAGAGGCTTCGTGGCCGAGCGAGCCGCGGCCCGTGGCCTCTCCGAGGACGCCTACTTCGTGAGCAACCTGCTGGGCGCCGAGGTGCGCGCCGAGGACGTGGCCCAGGTCTTCACGGACCTGGCGTTGGCCGAGCGCACCACCGGCTGCGTGGTCACGGTGGACGGCGGCAACATCGCCGCCGCCCCGCGCTAG
- a CDS encoding carbonic anhydrase, giving the protein MYDRVFAANRAWVEEMKAGSPDYFEKLAKDQTPEFLYIGCSDSRVPANQIMGLEPGEVFVHRNIANCVPNTDVNSHSVIQYAVEALKVKHIIVCGHYGCGGVKAAMQPKDLGLMNGWLREIRDVYRIHRSELTNIKDEEARFRRLVELNVQEQCIHVIKTACVQKAYKEGGMPIVHGWVFDLKNGLLKDLDIPFEKILDDIREIYRLV; this is encoded by the coding sequence ATGTACGACCGGGTCTTTGCCGCGAATCGCGCGTGGGTGGAGGAGATGAAGGCGGGTTCGCCGGACTACTTCGAGAAGCTCGCCAAAGACCAGACGCCGGAGTTCCTCTACATCGGGTGCTCCGACAGCCGCGTCCCGGCCAACCAGATCATGGGCCTCGAGCCCGGCGAAGTGTTCGTGCACCGCAACATCGCCAACTGCGTTCCCAACACCGACGTCAACTCGCACTCGGTCATCCAGTACGCGGTGGAGGCGCTGAAGGTGAAGCACATCATCGTGTGCGGTCACTATGGGTGCGGCGGCGTGAAGGCGGCCATGCAGCCGAAGGACCTCGGCCTGATGAACGGCTGGCTGCGCGAGATCCGCGACGTCTACCGCATCCATCGCTCCGAGCTGACGAACATCAAGGACGAAGAAGCCCGCTTCCGTCGGCTGGTGGAGCTGAACGTGCAGGAGCAGTGCATCCACGTCATCAAGACGGCCTGCGTCCAGAAGGCCTACAAAGAAGGCGGGATGCCCATCGTCCACGGTTGGGTGTTCGACCTGAAGAACGGCCTGCTGAAGGACCTGGACATCCCGTTCGAGAAGATCCTCGACGACATCCGCGAGATCTATCGTCTGGTCTGA
- a CDS encoding PQQ-like beta-propeller repeat protein has translation MSLTLPRPRSVARSSTCLCLAAVSAWMTLAPRVEAQTERYRVLPHAPGESEFRLATANARWIVLERDRDMSHQELLVLRTADGQEVLRTMGMILPADTRRSVSRSWELTMRPYLSGDRLLTFRADVGLVALDLPSGRELWRVALPSHYFLTETLLVTETHVAWADPEGSLRVFDAATGRELYTVPVRHAVGGGRLALGPDGRATVLTWDWEVVTFSAAGVEQSRVALRPDYGVTSVQLSGDLAVVLGSVLHVVDVRAGALIIESEATVRDERLTGGFVGDLLVLASASGMSAVDPRTLTPRWRSHEVGWLSAITNGHLGIAGANGLVTWLDARTGATRQRMSVGEPIHRVRYHGRPSWVAVEGPPASADESARLLVLARDAEAGFIAFDAITRQAPPRTRVTGVVRVNGRPRRGVLVAVGDRTVRTGERGRFVAHVALAGVLRVSVPEEELQRRTGLPCASEVHAVVARGAEAGRPSARTVMAPSIVLDAIVQDFECDAACRCD, from the coding sequence ATGAGCCTGACGCTCCCGCGCCCCCGTTCCGTCGCAAGGTCTTCCACCTGCCTCTGCCTCGCGGCGGTCTCCGCGTGGATGACGCTGGCCCCACGCGTCGAGGCCCAGACGGAGCGCTATCGCGTGCTCCCCCACGCGCCGGGCGAGAGCGAGTTCCGCTTGGCCACGGCGAACGCGCGTTGGATCGTCCTCGAGCGGGATCGCGACATGAGTCACCAGGAGCTGCTCGTACTGCGAACGGCCGACGGGCAGGAAGTGTTGCGCACCATGGGCATGATCCTCCCTGCCGACACGAGACGCTCCGTGTCGCGGAGCTGGGAGCTGACGATGCGGCCGTACCTCTCGGGCGACCGACTGCTGACCTTTCGAGCCGACGTCGGGCTCGTCGCGCTCGACCTCCCGAGCGGACGCGAGCTGTGGCGCGTGGCTCTCCCCTCTCACTACTTCCTGACCGAGACGCTGCTCGTGACCGAGACCCACGTCGCCTGGGCGGACCCCGAGGGCAGCCTGCGCGTGTTCGACGCGGCGACGGGACGCGAGCTCTACACGGTGCCCGTACGGCACGCGGTGGGGGGTGGCCGCCTCGCGCTGGGGCCAGACGGGCGCGCCACCGTGCTGACATGGGACTGGGAGGTGGTGACGTTCAGCGCCGCGGGGGTGGAGCAGTCGCGGGTCGCGCTGCGGCCCGACTACGGTGTGACCAGCGTCCAGTTGAGCGGCGACCTGGCCGTGGTGCTCGGGTCCGTACTGCACGTGGTGGATGTCCGGGCTGGCGCGCTGATCATCGAGTCGGAAGCCACGGTCCGCGACGAGCGGTTGACGGGCGGGTTCGTGGGAGACCTGCTGGTCCTGGCATCGGCCTCAGGCATGTCAGCGGTCGATCCACGGACGCTGACCCCGCGCTGGCGGTCACACGAAGTGGGGTGGTTGTCGGCCATCACCAACGGGCACCTCGGCATTGCGGGCGCAAATGGCCTGGTGACGTGGCTCGATGCTCGCACCGGGGCAACGCGCCAGCGCATGAGCGTGGGCGAGCCCATCCACAGGGTGCGCTACCACGGACGCCCCAGCTGGGTGGCTGTGGAGGGACCTCCCGCTAGCGCGGACGAGTCGGCCCGTCTCCTCGTCCTCGCGCGGGACGCAGAAGCCGGCTTCATCGCCTTCGACGCGATCACCCGGCAGGCTCCCCCACGAACGCGCGTCACGGGTGTCGTGCGCGTCAACGGCCGCCCTCGCCGCGGCGTCCTGGTGGCGGTGGGAGACCGAACCGTGCGCACCGGGGAGCGCGGACGCTTCGTCGCTCACGTCGCGCTCGCAGGCGTGCTCCGCGTGAGCGTCCCCGAAGAGGAACTGCAGCGTCGGACGGGGCTGCCGTGCGCAAGCGAGGTCCACGCCGTGGTTGCACGTGGCGCGGAGGCGGGGCGGCCGTCCGCGCGCACGGTCATGGCGCCGAGCATCGTCCTCGACGCAATCGTCCAAGACTTCGAGTGCGACGCTGCCTGCAGGTGCGACTGA
- a CDS encoding ribonuclease HI has product MPFRPMNLRGKRVLARCAADGSFIDEGGRVEIRYSPRDGKAYHASLRNLEAIPGDTALLPDDHCAALLPSAPSAPGAAKKPAAATRTPAKRATASSGAPPMRPQPGEVLAYCDGACSGNPGPAGVGVIVLYDDVRWELSEYLGQGTNNIGELTGVLRACEQTPDKSRPLRIYTDSTYSIGVLQQGWKAKANQELVAACKAAMARIATVSLHYVKGHAGVPLNEAADVLAVTAVERRRSTPWVKVSG; this is encoded by the coding sequence ATGCCCTTTCGGCCCATGAACCTGCGCGGCAAGCGCGTGTTGGCCCGCTGTGCTGCGGACGGCTCCTTCATCGACGAGGGCGGCCGCGTCGAGATCCGCTACAGCCCACGGGACGGCAAGGCGTACCACGCCTCGCTCCGCAACCTCGAGGCCATCCCCGGCGACACGGCGCTGCTGCCCGACGACCACTGCGCGGCCCTCCTCCCGAGCGCGCCCAGCGCACCGGGGGCGGCCAAGAAGCCCGCGGCTGCCACCCGCACTCCAGCGAAGCGGGCTACCGCGTCCAGCGGCGCGCCCCCCATGCGGCCCCAACCGGGCGAGGTGCTGGCGTACTGCGATGGTGCTTGCAGCGGCAATCCCGGGCCCGCCGGGGTCGGGGTCATCGTTCTGTACGATGACGTGCGCTGGGAACTCAGCGAGTACCTCGGGCAGGGCACCAACAACATCGGCGAGCTCACGGGCGTGTTGCGCGCGTGCGAGCAGACGCCGGACAAGTCGCGCCCGCTGCGCATCTACACGGACTCCACCTACTCCATCGGGGTGCTGCAGCAGGGCTGGAAGGCCAAGGCCAACCAAGAGCTGGTCGCCGCGTGCAAGGCCGCGATGGCGCGCATCGCTACCGTCTCCCTCCACTACGTGAAGGGCCACGCCGGCGTCCCGCTCAACGAGGCCGCCGACGTGCTGGCCGTCACTGCCGTGGAGCGTCGACGCAGCACCCCGTGGGTCAAGGTGTCCGGCTAG
- a CDS encoding TetR/AcrR family transcriptional regulator → MLEVRDEILKAATRLFAAHGFDGTSVQSIAEAVGIRKPSLLYHFPSKDELRRCVLDQMLDHWNQELPRLLLAAAREERFEKVMESLVGFFLEDPDRARLIVRESLDRPSEMNERLGRFVRPWVEVVADQLARARDKGLVQSNIDPQAYAVQVINMVVGGVAIVDSLDVLLPNDPKRGTTRERHVRELIRMARSSLYVPG, encoded by the coding sequence ATGCTGGAAGTCCGCGACGAGATCCTGAAGGCCGCCACGCGCTTGTTCGCGGCGCACGGCTTCGATGGCACCTCGGTGCAGAGCATCGCGGAGGCCGTGGGCATCCGGAAGCCCAGCCTGCTCTACCACTTTCCCAGCAAGGACGAGCTGCGCCGCTGCGTGCTGGACCAGATGCTGGACCACTGGAACCAGGAGCTGCCGCGCCTGCTCTTGGCAGCCGCGCGGGAAGAGCGCTTCGAGAAGGTCATGGAGTCACTGGTTGGCTTCTTCCTCGAGGACCCGGACCGTGCGCGCTTGATCGTGCGTGAGTCGCTCGACCGCCCATCGGAAATGAACGAGCGCCTGGGCCGCTTCGTGCGCCCCTGGGTGGAGGTGGTGGCCGACCAGCTGGCGCGCGCGCGCGACAAGGGCCTGGTGCAGTCCAACATCGACCCGCAGGCCTATGCGGTGCAGGTCATCAACATGGTGGTGGGCGGCGTGGCCATCGTGGACAGCCTGGACGTGCTGCTGCCCAACGACCCGAAGCGCGGCACCACGCGCGAGCGCCACGTGCGGGAGCTGATCCGCATGGCGCGGTCCAGCTTGTACGTGCCGGGGTGA